Sequence from the Zeugodacus cucurbitae isolate PBARC_wt_2022May chromosome 5, idZeuCucr1.2, whole genome shotgun sequence genome:
tttcTAGCGGAAAACGTTTCTAAAAACATAATAATCATTTTTAAACCTTAGAAAAAAAGTGATCGAGAGAAAAAGAGATTTTCGAATAGTATTCAccctctatatatatttatttttttgttccgATCTCTCAGCgagaaatttttcaatttagagTACTACGAAGAATTAGTAGATATCAGCAAGATATTTAGCATGGATTTGTGgtgttttttgtgttaaaacaccccctaaactcagagaaaaatatatgtttgttgatatgggtcTGGAATGAGGTTATTcatcaaaaaaatcacatcaaattataagcaattataatgagttacaagatttttgttgttattcatataattcaaactttctctacatttgcacaagcagtatcgctgaagtgattaattgaggattacacgggatctcacattccatgttatattttccttggtttttgaaagaattcttctagtatttcatcaactgacagatcaatatccctatgaatattcattgatgccagaccattaagcctatcttgacctgtcgtatttcctaaataggttttaattatttttaaacttgaaaaacattCTTTTCGTAACACTCCCCCCAAAATACTtttctggatccgccactgaCAGTTAACAATGAAAGCAAACTATTAGTCAAACTTCCACAGCGAGCTTTGTATGACAGAAAATAACAGAAAGATACAGATATGccgacgatttttttttataatcacaAGCGAATTCATCACGATCTCTCATTTCCAGTTGTGATGCTCCAAACTCAAGCGGGTTTCCCAATTTATCAACGCCTGAGCAAATTGATGAATAAAACATGtgttgttaaaaaaaacatgaataaatatataaacaaaaaaaaacaaatacaaatataacaattaaaGAATAACTCCACATGTGTCGAACTAATAAATATCGTTGTGAGGTACATATACTATAGGTCTTGCCTAGACAATTAAACACAACGTAAAATATACCAACAAAATTATCTAAATTTCTGTCTCACAATGGAACTGAAGCTTCTACTAAACGCCTTCTTCATTGGCGCACTTCAAAACAGTCAGATTGTGATTCATGCTATTCTGAATCCAAGATGCACATTGTTTGATTGGGTAAAACCGAGACCGATAAAATTCACACCCGTGCAAAAAGACTCTCTAATCCAATATTTTTTAGGATTGTGCAAGATTCATTTAAACTTCAATCCATCGTCTTAGAAATTTGTTGGCATTTCCATCATCACTGAGCCTTCTACCTATGGTAAgtataatatttggaaaatcttcctGCCAGTCGGCATACTCTGCACACTTCTCATAACCTCGAGGCGCTCAACATCATCGaaatacaaattgaaaacaagtaaATTTCCGGAAAAATTTTTCAAGATTTATCGGAATGGCTCGTAAGATCCCGAGGAAAAAGAGTATCCTTAATGGACTTGAAAgagtttatcaaaaaaattaaccagAGAATTGTTTTATGTGTACGTTGGAGAGTTAAAATGCGCTGAGACATTTCTCAATTTTaaactcacaaaaaaaaaattgttttcacaaATGTTTACATCTTTCTAATAAAGTGAATTCGTTcactagaaaaaaaatatataatagaaaacaGACCGACTAATAATACACCGACTTtataatacacatatgtatttgaaacaagaattaaattttttgcaaaataaatattgctgtTTATTTGTATGACGTCGAAGTCAAATGGCAAAACCAAATTGCGCACATACAtagtttgaaaacaaaaaaaagttttaaccaACATATGGGTTtatatactaaaattaaaaaaaaaaatatacagtagtcactaaataaattgtaatcagtttaaataaaaaatattttaattttcattcatttttgttttctaacaTTATTTTAAGGGTGAATATGACCCTTTGTCATTGCCTACGGTTATCTGGAACTCATGTAAGACCCCATTCGTTCGTCAAGGACCTATCATACAGACTTCAGATCATGAAATATTTCCATTAAGGAACAAGAGTACCTGGGATTCGTATGAAGTTTGATTTTCTCATATTGAGATCAAGACATTAAGATGTAGTGTTATCACTCGTGGCTTTTGATATCTTAATTAATAGCATTAAAATCACAATTAAGTCTCTTTTCTTGTCTAAATCCCTGATTTTGCTACGAAAATAGTATTTCTTAAGGTCACAATTTTAGATAAAGTAGATCTTAAACGATATAAGGAGAGCTTTATTAAAATCGCTTACTTCCCGAGTGCCTTCCAACACACTATATAGTTCTTATAGTGTTTTAACTCTACAATGGAATTTAGTCTTCTATATACTTCGTTAATTCTCAATTCAGCTCTCTTCTTTCTGTTTCCTTAGTCTTTAGAATTTCtgtggaaaaatttaaaaaacacaaaagctcTCGCTTACAATATGAAGAGCTTTTAGTGACGATGAGTTCTTAAAGAAATCAATGAATGAGCTGCAATTAAGGGGTTCCACTGTTGCCTTTATATTATAGTAAATTcttgtatgcaaatatttgcagacCTCggtaaatagcaaatatttgtaCGCGTACTTTTGGGGAAATGTGATCTGTTTCAGTTAAAAGTTATGAAAGAGCAGCACTATAAAAGCAACTGTGGTCTTCAATAATGTACAGAGTCTATCAACCAGCACTCTGCGAGGTGTACCAgcttagttattttatttgttgaaaaatttcaatgGAGTTGAGGCTagtatttttggttattttcgTGACGGTGCTTGAAATCGCTTGCGCGGCAAACTATTGCGACAAATCACTTTGTGGTTCCAGCAAGCACATCGCATGCAACAATAATGGGGTGAGTGACGCGCTTAGGCGtcgaaatatatttcaattaaactctcaatattttttttgtagcgATTCGCAGCGTCCTGCCGTAATGCCGCCATGGTGACCTTAACACAGGCAAATAAGAATTTAATAGTTCAAGAGCACAACAAAAAACGCAACCTGGTGGCGAGTGGTAAGACGAAATTAAAGGCGGCATGTCGTATGGCCACCATGCAGTGGGACAATGAATTGGCCTCACTGGCAGCGCTGAATGTCAAACAGTGTCAAATGAAGCATGATGCTTGCCGCAATACGAAGGCCTTCAAGTTTTCGGGACAGAATTTGGCTTGGTCCAGTTACTATGGCGCACCGAATATACCGGATATGTTGCGAAAATTCATCAATATGTGGTACAATGAAATCAAGGACACTACTATGGCGCACATCAATAAATATCCCAGCAATTATCGTGGACCGTAAGTATTACAGGGCGTTAGTATTGTAATATGattcattttcaattgtttttttttatgttttcagcGCCATTGGTCATTTTACGGTTATGGTTGGCGAAGCAAACATTCGCGTGGGTTGCGCCCTCTCCACTTACTCAGTGCCGGGTCAACCATATAAGGCGTGCCTCATGGCCTGCAACTATGCAACAACTAACTTGATCGGTGCCCCGATGTATAAATCGTGTGCAACTGGAGCGTCAGGTTGCAAGAAGGGTAAAAATACGGCCTTTCCTTTTCTGTGTTCGAAATCCGAAGTTTATTAATtcttgaaatatatgtacatactatatttgCGGGCAAGTGTGGTCTTTGTGTTTATAAATTTGATGGGAgaagtattatatttatattttgtacccggtagttaattttttaactgctaatttatcaaaaatttctAGAGGAAAGTGTTTCTTAAAACTAACAGAAAATAGAGGGagaaagagaaaaatatatttttcgactAGTATTGACTTTCTACATTAAGTTGTTGTTCCGCTCTCTTTGCGAGTAAATTATACAGTTTGACATATTTCTTCTTCCCAGATATTTAGCAGTAAAGAAACAAAGCTGTACTTACACCGTAGACAATACATATGAATCAAGCTTGCTCAGCTCAagcttaaagaaaaaacacttcCGTAAActgacgatttttttaaatcaatgacAAGTGAGAAAGTAGTGGTGCGTAAGAAAATTCACCACGATATCTCTTTCGAGTTGTGTTGCTCCAAAAGAGCGAGGGAAACTCGCAAATTATCAACGCTTGaacaaatgtataataaaatctgcgtttataaaaaaatcattaataaatttataaaaaacaaatacaaatacaaatggaaCGTTTAAATATAACACCAAGTGTGCCGAACTAGTATTTTCGTAAATATCTTCGTTTACATAAACGTTTTGGTAGGAGATACAGTCGTTGTTAGGTAAATAGCAAcagtgaaaaacaaaatatattataattagaatataattatagaacattatttaattttaaccagAAAACAGTTTGAGAATAGTTGCCATTTGTTTGatactttttcatttaattatattgtcAGTAAATTAAGTATCAagctaatattattaaaaatactacgagtatatatttctaattttgatatttttagaaaactttcccatctgatgaaaataaaatttaaaaataaataaattaaataaatagtatttaaaaaattttgatgtataatgtatgtgattggcgttgcaaccgtttagccggttatagccgaatcgacgatagtgcgccacctctctctctccttcgcagttcggggccagttggagatcccaagtgtaaccaggtcgctctccacctggttcctccaacggagtggaggccttccccttcctcggcttcctcaggcgggtactgcattgaacactttcagggatggagtgttttcgtccattcggacaacatgacctagccagcgtagccgctgtctttttattcgctgaactatgtcaatgtcgtcgtataactcgtacagctcatcgttccatcgtctgcggtattcgccgttgccaatgttctgaggaccataaatcttgcgcaaaattttcctctcgaaagctcctagtgttgtctcatctgatgttgacatcgtccaagcttctgcaccgtaaagcaggacgggaatgataagcgacttgtagagcttgattttggttcgtcgagagaggactttactgttcaattgcctacttagtccaaagtagcacctgttggcaagagttattctgcgctggatttcgaggctgacattgttcgtgttgttgatgctggttcccaggtatacgaaattatctacgacctcgaagttatgactgtcaacagtgacgtgggagccaagacgcgaatgcgccgactgtttgtttaatgacaggagatatttcgtcctgtcctcattcacctccagacccattcgcttcgccttcttatccatgcgggaaaaagcagaactaacggcgcggttgttgcttccgatgatatcaatatcatcggcgtacgccagcagccgtacactcttatagaagattgtaccttctctatttagctctgcagctcgtataaatttttccagcatcaagttaaagaagtcacacgatagtgagtcgccttgtctgaaacctcgtttggtatcgaacggctcggagaggtccttcccaatcatgacggagcttttggtgttgctcaacgtcaacttacacagccgtaatagttttgcggggataccaaattgaTGTATAATACATAGAAATATTTCGAACAGCATTTAGCCCATTCTAGTTATCTACCTACCACCCCCAAATACGTTTTTGTTATATATCGCAAAGAATTACAGCTATGTATATACAGTCTACAGTCATTCCCCTTATGTATTTCATCATACCTAATGGAAATGGCTGAAGTCTGATAATAACCGTAAACGTAAACTCTCTaacgaaaacgtcagaaatactaaattttacagaagaaataacagAAAAGAGACGGTCGTGATGTCACCCGTTTTTGGAaacactcgaccgatttcattcaaattatatTGCCACAGGATAATTTTTTACCGGTAATAccggaaaatctctcagatatttcaaataaagtCAGAgataatctttttcttctaataatatgtgctatcatattataataaaattgcatcTATAAATTACGAGAGTGTAAAATCTTCGGTTACAATCGATTTAccattattttttactaaacaacaaattttttgaaatctcCATTAAATGaagattaaatttaattatgattaaTCACAGATCGAAGTGGAAAATGCGTAAGGTGAAGAGGTAGGACAAGGAACAAGGAATTCATCTTATTTTagcaaaaatatagaaaacctATGGTACCAGCTTACGAGCCCATGACAATATAGAATCCCTAATATACTACAACTTTTAAAATCCGTTGGTCGTGAGGTTTTTTAAGCTTAAGGGTGTTCCACAATAAACAGAGATGTTAGTCTTAGATATTGTCGCTATAGAAATTTTAAGGCCAAGCGATAATTATCGTAGCAGGTAGGTCAATAGTAGTCTCTAATACTATGACAGCAGTCTGAACCGTAAATGTAATAAGGAACTTTATCATTTCAGGGAAGAGAAATTCAGCATGATTGATCAACCTTATAAGGAACTGTTGAAGTGGTTCGATGTTGAGAATATGGTCTTCGTAGCATAAAGTTTATATCCTATACTTCAAAAGGATCTATGTGGCAGGGACATAAAAACGTGAACGGCTTacattttgcaataatttaatCAAACCTCAATGGGGTACTCTTTTGTaagcaagaaaataaaag
This genomic interval carries:
- the LOC105210028 gene encoding antigen 5 like allergen Cul n 1; the encoded protein is MELRLVFLVIFVTVLEIACAANYCDKSLCGSSKHIACNNNGRFAASCRNAAMVTLTQANKNLIVQEHNKKRNLVASGKTKLKAACRMATMQWDNELASLAALNVKQCQMKHDACRNTKAFKFSGQNLAWSSYYGAPNIPDMLRKFINMWYNEIKDTTMAHINKYPSNYRGPAIGHFTVMVGEANIRVGCALSTYSVPGQPYKACLMACNYATTNLIGAPMYKSCATGASGCKKGKNTAFPFLCSKSEVY